The Anaerotignum propionicum DSM 1682 sequence GCTTTTTTTCTGAAAATTTTGCTGACTGCAATTACACTGGGTGCAGGGTATAAAGGGGGCGAAATTGTTCCTACATTTTTCATAGGCGCTACCCTTGGCTGTGTTTTAGGACCCTTATTGGGAATTTCGCCATCGTTTGCCGCTGGAATGGGTTTAACGGCTGTTTTTTGTGGTGTTACTAATTGCCCCATTGCCTCAGTGTTTCTTTGTATTGAGTTATTCGGTGCAAAAGGCATCGTTTACTGTGCTCTTTGTTGCGGTATAAGCTATATGCTGTCTGGTTATTATGGGCTTTATAGTGAACAGAAAATTATGTATTCAAAAGTGAAACCGGAATTTATTGATAGAAATGTAGCATAAATCCACCCAATTCATGAATATGCAATGTTTATGCAAGTAAAAATGCATTAAAGTTACTGTACTATTAGAAGTATGTGTAATTGAAAGGTTCCTTAACTACTTTGTCGGAGAGATTTAGATGCCCTAATAAAGCAAAATGCACAAAAAAATATTTTTAAATTAGAATTTATAGTGAAAAAATATCATTGTATTTTATGCAATTTTAGAGTATAATTTCTTAAGTAAAAATGAATATTTCCATGTATGAATAGAAAAAGGAAAACAGGAGGCAGGGTATTATGAAAAAATTTTTGAAAGGTATTTTGGCAACAACAATGGTGTTTGCAATGACAGCTGCATTGGTTGGCTGTGGAGGTTCTAAAGCAGAGCAACCTGCAGGAGATAAAGATGCTGCAAATGGGGAAAAGGAAACTTTAATTATGGCAACGAACGCTGAGTTCCCTCCCTATGAATATCATGAAGGTCAGAACATTGTGGGTATTGATGCAGAAATCGGTGCTGCCATTGCTGAAAAGTTGGGCTACAATTTCCAGATTGATGATATGGCTTTTGATTCCATTATCCCTGCTGTTACAAGTGGCAAAGCAAGCTTTGGTATGGCTGGTATGACAGTAACACCTGATCGTCTTGAGAGTGTGGATTTCTCCGATTCTTATGCAACAGGCATTCAGGTTGTAATTGTTAAAGAAGATTCTACAATTACATCCGTTGATGATTTGCTTAAAGAAGGCGCAAAACATTCAGTTGGTGTTCAAACAGGTACAACCGGTGATATTTATGCTTCCGATGATATTGAAGGCAAAGGTCTTGGTACTATCGAACGTTATAATAAGGGCGCCGATGCAGTGCAGTCTTTAGCTACAGGTAAAATTGACTGTGTAATTATTGATAAAGAACCTGCTAAAGCATTTGTTGAAGCAAATCAAGGTTTAAAGATTCTTGACACAGAATATGCTGTAGAGGATTATGCAATCTGCTTCGCAAAGGATAGCGAATTGACTGAAAAAGTAAATGGCGCGTTGAAAGAGCTTGTTGCTGATGGTACAGTACAGAAGATTATTGATAAATATATCAAGGCTGAATAATTTATGATACGCTTGGATTGGGGACGAGTATTGCCCCTGTCAGAATGAATGCAAAGTCATTTTTAAGCAGCGGAAGGACTTGAGGAACAAAATGCTTTGGTGAATCGTAAGCTTTTCTCCCAAAGTGATTTTTCGGTCCTTCTTCTGCTTCTTTGAAAAAAGCTTAAAATTTTTGAGCTTTTTTCAAAGAATAATGACTTTGTTGACACTTTCATAGGGGCGAGTTTCGTCCCTATTTTGGTTTCTAAAGAGAAGGAGGGTTTCTATGGCTGAATGGCTGGAAAAAATGCAAGCCCAATTTGAATTGAATTTCATTACCGAAGACCGTTGGCGTTATATAACCGATGGTCTGGCTGTAACGCTAAAGGTAACTTTTTTTGCCGTAATTCTGGGTATTGTGATTGGTGTACTTATTGCAATTATACGTTCCACATATGATAAAAACAAAAAAGAAATGCGTCCCGGTTTTGGGAAATTTATTTTAAGTGTGCTGAACGGTTTGAGTCAGGTCTATCTGACGGTTATCCGCGGTACACCTGTTGTTGTGCAGTTAATGATTATGTATTATATTATTTTCGCCTCTTCCAATAATAAGATATTGGTGGCTGTATTGGCGTTTGGTATCAACTCCGGTGCATATGTGGCAGAAATTGTGCGCAGTGGCATAATGTCTGTTGATTCCGGACAGTTTGAAGCTGGACGCAGCTTGGGTTTTAATTATTTTCAGACCATGCAGTATATTATCGTTCCCCAAGCCTTTAAAAATGTATTGCCTGCTTTGGCGAATGAGTTTATCGTTTTATTAAAAGAGACTTCCGTTGCCGGATATGTTGCATTACAAGATGTAACTAAGGCAGGGGATATTATCAGAAGCAGAACTTTTTCTCCTATGATGCCTTTAATTGGCGTGGCTCTTATTTATTTGGTTATGGTCATGTTCTTTACTTGGCTGGTAGGCAAGCTTGAAAGGAGGCTGAGAAACAGTGAGCGCTAATACAACTTTGATTAAAGTAGAAAATGTTCAGAAATATTATAACGGCGGAGCAATAAAAGCTTTGGATGGTATTAATACCGAAATAAAAAAAGGCGAGGTCGTTGTTGTAATTGGACCCTCTGGTTCGGGCAAATCTACCTTTTTGCGTTGCCTAAATTTATTGGAAGTCCCAACAGGGGGAAGCATTTATTTTGAAGATGTGGACATTACTGATTCGAAAACCAACATCAACATTCATCGTCAACGCATGGGAATGGTTTTTCAGCATTTCAATCTGTTTCCTCATATGACGATACTAAAAAATATGATTATTGCACCCATGAAGCTGCAAAGGAAAAGCGAAGCCGAAGCTACAGCCATTGCCATGGAGCTTCTGAAAAGAGTTGGGTTGGAGGACCGTGCCAATGCTTACCCCTCTCAGCTTTCCGGCGGACAAAAACAGCGTATTGCTATTGTGCGAGCACTGTGTATGCAGCCTGAGGTTATGCTTTTTGATGAACCCACCTCGGCCTTAGACCCTGAAATGGTTGGTGAAGTTTTGGAAGTAATGAAACAACTGGCAAAGGATAATATGACCATGGTAGTCGTAACCCATGAAATGGGCTTTGCAAAGGAAGTTGGCACAAGGGTAATGTTTATGGCTGACGGAAAACAGGTGGAAGAGGGTTCCCCCAAAGAAATCTTTGAAAAACCCAAAAGTGAGCGTTTACAGACTTTTCTTGCGAAGGTGCTATAAGTTTCAAAATAATTTAGATGAAAACCCCGCTCGTTGCATAATTTTTGCAAAGTGCGGGGTTTTAAAATGAAGTTTTTATTTTTCAGCTATGATTCATGAATGAAATTATGGTATAATATGTATATCTTTAAATTGAGTATTTGCAGCGTATACTAATTCGAAAGAGGGCATGATAAATATGATTGTCTGTTTTAGTATACTTCAAAAGTGAAAAGGGGGATAATTATGATTTTAGTGAATACAGATTATATTACCGGTAAGGAGTTTGATATGCTTGGATTAGTTCAAGGTGCGACCATTCAGTCAAAGCATATTGGAAAGGACATTGGTGCCGGGTTAAAAAGCATTGTTGGTGGGGAGCTCGCCGGTTATACGGAAATGATGATAGATGCAAGAAATATTGCCACAGAGCGCATGATTCAAATGGCAGAAAAATTGGGTGCTGACGCAGTGATAAATGTGCGATTCACAACAAGTGCCGTTACACCAGGGGCCGCAGAAGTTATGGCATATGGAACTGCCGTGAAATTTAAATAAAATTGGATATTCAACTTCATATTATTACTTGAAAGGGCGGTTCGCTGTGTTTATAACAATTGAAGAGGGGAATTATAAAATCTGCCCGTTCTTAGAAAAAAATCAAGGGAAAAATACAGAATTTTTATCCATATCCACATATGAAGAGATGGAAGGCAGGGCAAATACTTGGGGTATTTCCATGAAAATTTTAGAAGAAGCCCGGCGCTTCGGCTATGCGAAATACGACTCATTTGAAAATTTTGATTGCATCAGCCTTGAAATGCCCGATTTCAAAAAAGTAATGATTAGTTTTGGTAGCGTAATTATTTATCTGGAAAAAGGGCGGGCTTTTTTCTTTACCTCTCAGAAAGAGCGTGTCATGGAGTTGCTGGAGGAAAGTGCAAAAAGTTTGGGAGAAAAAATTTCTCTTAACCGCATTATCTATTTATTCTTTGAGGCACAAACCAGAGAAGATTATCAGGTCTTTGATTCTTTGGAAAAAGAGATTATGGATTTGGAACAAGCACTAATCACCTCGCAAAAGCACAATTGTGTAGCCGATATTATCAGCCTTAGAAAAAGGCTGATGTTTCTAAAACGATATTATGAACAATATTTAAATGTTTTGGATATACTAGGAGAGAATGAAAACAGTATTTTTGACGGCAAAACGTTGCGTTCCTTCAAAATGCTAAATAGAAGAACGGAGAGAAGATTTCAAAGTGTCTTAAACTTACGAGATTCTGTTACCCAAGTGAGGGAATCTTATGAAGCAGAGGTGGATATCAGTTTAAACTCCACTATGAAGGTTTTCACTGTAGTGACAACGATCTTCCTGCCTTTGACCTTAATTGTAGGCTGGTATGGCATGAATTTTACTATGCCGGAGTATGATTGGAAGTACGGATATGCTACGGTAATCATCATTTCCATACTATTTATTATTGGAGGAATTTATTTTTTTAAGAAAAACAAATGGTTTTGAACTTTTCATTTTATATTGGAAGAGAAAGAGAAGCTGTGTTTTTTGGGCAATTTATTAAAAGATGATTATGTAACTTGAAAAGAAAAATGAATGGATCATTGAGGAATTACCACTAATTTAGAAGCTTAATTTTTTCAGGAAAAGTGTTGACAAGTTAGTTTTTAGTGCTATAATCAGAAGTGTTTCAATTGAAGAACAGAAAGCGTTGATGAGGACAGTAGTCCTTTCAAAACGGCCAGAGAGGGACATCGGATTATTTCATAATCATGGGTGGAAATGTCCTACGTTAAGAGAGAGTACGAAAACCACCTCGGAGTGGCTCTAATAAAGCCCGTTGACTACGTTACAGTTTTAAATGAGTGGTTTTTTAACAAAAAGGGTGGAACCGCGGGAGTATTATGCTCTCGTCCCTTTCCGAAAGGAAAGTGGACGGGAGCTTTTTTATTGCAGTCTGCTTTCCGAAAAATCTTGTTTATTTCGAGAAGGAGAGGAAAATTATGAAAATTACACTGAAAGATGGCGTTGTAAAAGAATTTGAACAAGCAGTATCTGTACTGGATATTGCAAAGGCAATCAGCGAAGGATTGGCAAGAAATGCATGTGCCGGCATTGTTGATGGAGAAATAAAGGATTTACGTTTTGTTGTAGAGAAAGATGCAGAAGTAAGCATCTGCACTTTTGAAGATGAGGCTGGTAAAATGGCATTCCGCCACACAACCTCTCATATTTTAGCCCAGGCTGTAAAGAATCTTTACCCTGATACAAAACTGGCTATTGGACCTGCCATTGCAGATGGGTTCTATTACGATTTTGACCGTGAAAAGGCATTTACACCTGAGGAATTGGAAGAAATTGAAGCTGAAATGAAAAAAATTGTAAAGGCTGATTTGGCAATTGAACGGTTTGAATTGCCCCGTGGAGAAGCTATTCAATATATGGAAGAGAGAAATGAGCCATATAAGGTTGAGCTGATTCAGGATTTACCTGAAGATGCAATTATTTCTTTCTATAAGCAGGGTGATTTTACAGATTTGTGTGCAGGCCCTCACTTAATGAGTACCAAATATATTAAAGCTATTAAATTGACTTCCGTAGCGGGTGCGTACTGGAGAGGCAGTGAGAAAAACAAAATGCTTTCTCGTATTTATGGCACTTCCTATCCAAAGGCATCCGAATTGGAAGCGTATTTGACAATGATGGAGGAAGCAAAGAAGCGTGACCACAGAAAACTTGGCAAGGAACTTAAGCTGTTTGCTCTGTTGGATGAAGGCCCTGGTTTCCCTTTCTTCCTGCCTAAAGGCATGATTATCAAAAATACTTTATTGGAATATTGGAGAGAGATTCATAAAGAGGCTGGCTATGTGGAGGTTTCAACACCTATCATTATGAATCAGCATTTGTGGGAAAATAGCGGTCATTGGGATCATTATAAGGACAACATGTATACCACAATGATTGATGAAATGAATTATTGCATTAAGCCAATGAACTGCCCCGGTGGTATGTTGGTTTATAAGCAGGATATGCATTCTTACAGAGAATTGCCTATGCGTGTTGCTGAAATCGGTTTGGTTCACAGACATGAAAAATCCGGTGCACTTCATGGTTTGATGCGTGTACGTTGCTTTAATCAGGATGATGCCCACATCTTTATGACAGAGGAACAAATTAAAGATGAAATCAGTGGCGTTATCCGTTTGATTGATGGGGTTTACCGTCAGTTTGGTTTCAATTATCATATTGAGCTTTCCACAAGACCTGAAAACAGCATGGGTTCTGATGAGGCTTGGGAATTGGCAACAGAGGGCTTAAGAAGCGCTTTGGATGAGAATGGAATTTCCTATATTGTAAATGAAGGCGATGGCGCATTCTACGGCCCTAAAATTGACTTCCATTTGGAAGATTCCATCGGTAGAACATGGCAGTGTGGCACAATCCAGCTGGATATGCAGATGCCTGAGCGTTTTGATTTGGAATACATGGCAGCAGATGGCAGCAAAAAGCGTCCTGTTATGATTCACCGTGTTGCTTTTGGTTCTATTGAACGTTTTATTGGTATTTTAATTGAGCATTTTGCAGGTCAGTTCCCTACTTGGCTTTCTCCTGTACAGGTAAAGGTTCTGCCTATTTCTGAAAAGTTTGCTGATTATGCAAAGCAGGTGGCAGATCAGTTAGATGCAGAGGGTATCCGTGTTGAAACTGATTATCGTGCAGAAAAAATTGGCTACAAAATAAGAGAAGCTAGAAATGAAAGAGTACCTTATATTATCGTTGTGGGCGAAAAGGATGTGGAAGCGAATAAGGTTTCCCTGCGCTCCAGAAAGAATGGCGATGAAGGACAGGTAGATTTGGCGGATGTTATCGCAAGAGTGAAAGAAGAAATTAAAGCAAGAAGTATGAACTAAGCTGGTTTCGGGTGCAGAACAAATTATCTGCACCCGTATTTAATATTTTTTCAGAAAATTATTGACGTGGTTGTCAATTAATGCTATACTACTATGGTAATAAAGAAGAAGTTCCGCTTCTCACCTTATGGCATGGGCTTTATAAGGTTAATACACGATTTTTAAAGCAGGGCTTTACTCTGTTTTTCTGTGTGCGGCGGGTTTCTTCCGGCGCAATTTTTTTTGCGCACTTGCGGATAACGGTACAATAATTTGGGAGGTGCTTTGCTATTACAGAATTAATGATCAACGAGCAAATCAGAGACAAGGAAATTAGATTGATTGGTGAAGATGGGGAACAGTTGGGAATCGTGTCTTCTAAAGATGCACAGAAGCTGGCAGATGAAAAGAAGCTGGATCTGGTTAAAATTGCCCCAACTGCGAAGCCTCCGGTTTGTCGTATCATGGACTATGGAAAATATAAATTCGATCAGGCTAAGAAAGAAAAAGAAGCCAGAAAGAAACAAAAAACTGTAGACGTGAAAGAACTTCGTTTGTCTCCTGGTATCGATACTCATGACGTTCAGGTAAAGGTGAAAAAAGCGAATGAATTCCTGAAGGATGGGGATAAGGTAAAGGTAAGTATTCGTTTTAGAGGACGCGAAATTGGTCATTCCAAGGCGGGTATGGTCATTCTGGAGAACTTTGCAAACGAAACTGCAGAGTTTGGTGTGGTTGAAAAAGAACCCAAGATGGAAGGTAGAAGCTTAGTTATGTTCCTTGCACCAAAGAGCTGATCCGCAGGATGGAAGAAAGCAACAAGACATAAGCAGCAGATTTATCTGCTAGGATTATTTTAGGAGGTTTTAACATTATGCCTAAGTTGAAAACAAAAAAAGCAGCAGCGAAGAGATTCAGAATTACTGGCACAGGTCAGCTGAAAAGACAGAAATCCAATACACAGCATATTCTTGGCAAAAAGTCCAGAAAGAGAAAAAGAAACTTGAGACACGCTACAACTGTTGATAAAACTGTATTGAACAGCATCAAAAAGAGACTGTTACCATACGCATAATTTCGAGTATATTTTTAGGAGGACTTTACCATGGCAAGAGTGAAAGGCGCGTTAAACGCGAGAAAAAGACATAAAAAAGTATTGAAGCTGGCTAGAGGCTATCGTGGCGCTAGAAGCAAGCAGTACAGAGTTGCAAAGCAGTCTGTAATGAAAGCTATGGCATTTGCATTTGCCGGCAGAAAGCAGACCAAAAGAGAATACAGAAGCCTTTGGATCACAAGAATCAATGCAGCAGCAAGATTGAATGATATTTCTTACAGCAAGCTGATTCACGGTTTAAAAATGGCTGACGTTAACATCAATAGAAAGATGTTGGCTGATTTGGCTGTTTCCGATCCTGCTGCATTTACTACTTTGGTAGCTACAGCAAAAGGAAAACTGTAATTCACAACCGAGAAACCGACCTTTTGTTTTATGCAAAAGGTCTTTTTTCATTCATATGGCACTAATAGGGTTGTAGAGGGAGGGATGACACTCATATGGAAATCGTTTTAACAAAAGCTTTCGGGTTTTTGTTTATGATTGGCGTGGGATTTGGACTAAAGAGGGGCGGGTTATTTTCTCAAAAGGATACCGATCTTTTGTCTAGGTTGGTTATGAAAATTACTTTGCCAATGGTGATTATAAGTAATTTTAGAACCCTTAGCCTGGATGTTTCATTCCTAACGGACATTGCCTTAGGCTTTATTACAAATCTTATGGCAATTAGTTTGGTTCTGCTTCTTACCCGAAAAAAGCAACCCTCAGAGCGGGCGTTTTTTATTATTAATGCCTCCGGCTATAACATTGGTCTTTGTACGTTGCCCTTTATGCAGAGTTTTTTCGCTCCAGATGCAGTGGCTGTTGTTTGTATGTTTGATGTAGGTAACGCCATTATGGTTTTTGGAATTACCTTTACCATTGCGACCCTCATTACCAAAGGAAAAGATAATGTTAGCGTTAAAGAAATTTTCAAAACACTATTTTCGTCTATGCCCTTCGTTGCATATCTGGTTATGATTTCATTATGCAGCTTAAAAATTCAATTACCTAATATTGTATTTGACCTTGCAACCATGATGGGACAGGCAAATACATTTCTGGCAATGATATTAATTGGAATTATGTTTGAACCTAAAATGAAAAAAAGTGTTTTGAAGGATATGGGGAGTGTTTTTGTATTAAGACTTGTAATTGCATGCGTCTTTTCCTTTTTGATTTATCATTATTTACCAGGGCCTTTATTACATAGACAAATACTCTCGATTATAGTTTTTTCACCGATTCTAAGTATAGCGCCGATTTATACAGAACGCTGTGGTTACGATCGCTCAGCTGCTGCCGTTTTGAATTCTTTGATGCTCCCATTTAGTCTGATTATAATGACTATTTTATTGATTGTTTTAAAGCTGTACTAAATAAAATTATTGATAAAATATAAAAATGGCTAAGAAAGGGCTATGCTTGTATTAGAATATATAGAAATAACTCTTATTTCTTTGAGTTTATAAAAATAGTATGGTATAATTGCTATGAAATACGTAAAAGATTGGATAAGTTGCAATCTTTTAATTCATTTTGAATATAACCAATATTGGGTTTATGTTGCTGTGCAGGGGAGAATATGAAACAGAAAGGATGTTTTTCATGATTGGAGAAAAAATAAAGGCTGCAAGAGTGGAAAAGGGAATCACCGCAAAGGATTTGGCTGAAAAAGCTGAGGTGACCCCCGGATATATTTCACAAATTGAACGTAACTTAATCAGTCCATCTCTGTCTGTTTTAATGCGTATTGCAGAGGCAATTGAAATTCCTTTGGTTTCCCTTTTTTCCCAAGA is a genomic window containing:
- a CDS encoding transporter substrate-binding domain-containing protein — encoded protein: MKKFLKGILATTMVFAMTAALVGCGGSKAEQPAGDKDAANGEKETLIMATNAEFPPYEYHEGQNIVGIDAEIGAAIAEKLGYNFQIDDMAFDSIIPAVTSGKASFGMAGMTVTPDRLESVDFSDSYATGIQVVIVKEDSTITSVDDLLKEGAKHSVGVQTGTTGDIYASDDIEGKGLGTIERYNKGADAVQSLATGKIDCVIIDKEPAKAFVEANQGLKILDTEYAVEDYAICFAKDSELTEKVNGALKELVADGTVQKIIDKYIKAE
- a CDS encoding amino acid ABC transporter permease gives rise to the protein MAEWLEKMQAQFELNFITEDRWRYITDGLAVTLKVTFFAVILGIVIGVLIAIIRSTYDKNKKEMRPGFGKFILSVLNGLSQVYLTVIRGTPVVVQLMIMYYIIFASSNNKILVAVLAFGINSGAYVAEIVRSGIMSVDSGQFEAGRSLGFNYFQTMQYIIVPQAFKNVLPALANEFIVLLKETSVAGYVALQDVTKAGDIIRSRTFSPMMPLIGVALIYLVMVMFFTWLVGKLERRLRNSER
- a CDS encoding amino acid ABC transporter ATP-binding protein yields the protein MSANTTLIKVENVQKYYNGGAIKALDGINTEIKKGEVVVVIGPSGSGKSTFLRCLNLLEVPTGGSIYFEDVDITDSKTNINIHRQRMGMVFQHFNLFPHMTILKNMIIAPMKLQRKSEAEATAIAMELLKRVGLEDRANAYPSQLSGGQKQRIAIVRALCMQPEVMLFDEPTSALDPEMVGEVLEVMKQLAKDNMTMVVVTHEMGFAKEVGTRVMFMADGKQVEEGSPKEIFEKPKSERLQTFLAKVL
- a CDS encoding YbjQ family protein gives rise to the protein MILVNTDYITGKEFDMLGLVQGATIQSKHIGKDIGAGLKSIVGGELAGYTEMMIDARNIATERMIQMAEKLGADAVINVRFTTSAVTPGAAEVMAYGTAVKFK
- a CDS encoding CorA family divalent cation transporter, whose product is MFITIEEGNYKICPFLEKNQGKNTEFLSISTYEEMEGRANTWGISMKILEEARRFGYAKYDSFENFDCISLEMPDFKKVMISFGSVIIYLEKGRAFFFTSQKERVMELLEESAKSLGEKISLNRIIYLFFEAQTREDYQVFDSLEKEIMDLEQALITSQKHNCVADIISLRKRLMFLKRYYEQYLNVLDILGENENSIFDGKTLRSFKMLNRRTERRFQSVLNLRDSVTQVRESYEAEVDISLNSTMKVFTVVTTIFLPLTLIVGWYGMNFTMPEYDWKYGYATVIIISILFIIGGIYFFKKNKWF
- the thrS gene encoding threonine--tRNA ligase, which encodes MKITLKDGVVKEFEQAVSVLDIAKAISEGLARNACAGIVDGEIKDLRFVVEKDAEVSICTFEDEAGKMAFRHTTSHILAQAVKNLYPDTKLAIGPAIADGFYYDFDREKAFTPEELEEIEAEMKKIVKADLAIERFELPRGEAIQYMEERNEPYKVELIQDLPEDAIISFYKQGDFTDLCAGPHLMSTKYIKAIKLTSVAGAYWRGSEKNKMLSRIYGTSYPKASELEAYLTMMEEAKKRDHRKLGKELKLFALLDEGPGFPFFLPKGMIIKNTLLEYWREIHKEAGYVEVSTPIIMNQHLWENSGHWDHYKDNMYTTMIDEMNYCIKPMNCPGGMLVYKQDMHSYRELPMRVAEIGLVHRHEKSGALHGLMRVRCFNQDDAHIFMTEEQIKDEISGVIRLIDGVYRQFGFNYHIELSTRPENSMGSDEAWELATEGLRSALDENGISYIVNEGDGAFYGPKIDFHLEDSIGRTWQCGTIQLDMQMPERFDLEYMAADGSKKRPVMIHRVAFGSIERFIGILIEHFAGQFPTWLSPVQVKVLPISEKFADYAKQVADQLDAEGIRVETDYRAEKIGYKIREARNERVPYIIVVGEKDVEANKVSLRSRKNGDEGQVDLADVIARVKEEIKARSMN
- the infC gene encoding translation initiation factor IF-3; the protein is MINEQIRDKEIRLIGEDGEQLGIVSSKDAQKLADEKKLDLVKIAPTAKPPVCRIMDYGKYKFDQAKKEKEARKKQKTVDVKELRLSPGIDTHDVQVKVKKANEFLKDGDKVKVSIRFRGREIGHSKAGMVILENFANETAEFGVVEKEPKMEGRSLVMFLAPKS
- the rpmI gene encoding 50S ribosomal protein L35, with amino-acid sequence MPKLKTKKAAAKRFRITGTGQLKRQKSNTQHILGKKSRKRKRNLRHATTVDKTVLNSIKKRLLPYA
- the rplT gene encoding 50S ribosomal protein L20 — protein: MARVKGALNARKRHKKVLKLARGYRGARSKQYRVAKQSVMKAMAFAFAGRKQTKREYRSLWITRINAAARLNDISYSKLIHGLKMADVNINRKMLADLAVSDPAAFTTLVATAKGKL
- a CDS encoding AEC family transporter — protein: MEIVLTKAFGFLFMIGVGFGLKRGGLFSQKDTDLLSRLVMKITLPMVIISNFRTLSLDVSFLTDIALGFITNLMAISLVLLLTRKKQPSERAFFIINASGYNIGLCTLPFMQSFFAPDAVAVVCMFDVGNAIMVFGITFTIATLITKGKDNVSVKEIFKTLFSSMPFVAYLVMISLCSLKIQLPNIVFDLATMMGQANTFLAMILIGIMFEPKMKKSVLKDMGSVFVLRLVIACVFSFLIYHYLPGPLLHRQILSIIVFSPILSIAPIYTERCGYDRSAAAVLNSLMLPFSLIIMTILLIVLKLY